From a region of the Fusobacterium sp. FSA-380-WT-3A genome:
- a CDS encoding GNAT family N-acetyltransferase, with the protein MFNIREMIPNDWKFVKEIYEQALIEGKSTFTKKSPTFENWDKNHLKNCRYVLEKDKKIIGWCSLSPTSSRDVYKGVVEISIYIHQEYRNIGAGKFLLNYLIKESEKKGYWSLISSIISSNINSIKLHEKCGFRQVGYREKIAKDIFGVWQDTFLYEKRSKLIF; encoded by the coding sequence ATGTTTAATATAAGAGAGATGATACCAAATGATTGGAAGTTTGTAAAAGAAATTTATGAACAGGCTCTTATAGAGGGAAAATCAACTTTTACTAAAAAATCCCCAACTTTTGAAAATTGGGATAAAAATCACTTAAAAAACTGTAGATATGTACTTGAAAAAGATAAAAAAATTATAGGTTGGTGCTCCCTAAGTCCTACTTCTTCAAGAGATGTTTATAAAGGTGTAGTAGAAATTAGTATTTATATTCATCAAGAATATAGAAATATTGGAGCTGGAAAATTTTTACTTAATTATTTAATCAAAGAAAGTGAGAAAAAAGGTTATTGGTCTTTAATATCTTCTATAATTAGTAGTAATATAAATAGTATAAAATTACATGAAAAATGTGGTTTTCGTCAAGTTGGATATAGAGAAAAAATAGCAAAGGATATTTTTGGAGTTTGGCAAGATACTTTTTTATATGAAAAAAGAAGTAAACTAATATTTTAA
- a CDS encoding cell wall metabolism sensor histidine kinase WalK: MDNHLDRQEVISALAGDEGFHIRKSKTLGEYYAYYAVKYGSEDKYIIRTSTNYSDKREQLIYFATILTTFFIVLNCIIHFFYINYLKRDFENKIKKMKRYLEKGNTEKLLYYKKEEKWLLEFWEVLKEWQKRNLDNIEKLDYDKKLLKMIITSVDAFIGLIDENGKFVLKNNSLNHLLIVDNKEYIKAFKYIEIISVIKKSLQEKKDIRQEIYINGIKEYFIINIKKIKKNNQFLITIKDITNIRRTVEVQKTFISNVSHELKTPLTNIKGYLIALEDAPQEIRKKFLNIVENNVVKLENTIIDFLNISKIENSKILQIIPEEIYKIEKQVNDSVVIIKKEKNANIDFHWNLFPNNQGFINTDREKLILILKNLVENGIIYNHSSIPKIDIFVYEEKDRYKFCVKDNGIGIPEDKIKKVFERFYRVDKARTSNLGGTGLGLSIVKEVVEQFSGEIKIESKEQEGSIFKFYLMK, encoded by the coding sequence ATGGATAACCACCTTGATAGACAAGAAGTTATATCAGCTTTAGCTGGTGATGAGGGATTCCATATAAGAAAAAGTAAAACTTTAGGAGAATATTATGCTTACTATGCTGTTAAATATGGAAGTGAAGATAAGTATATAATAAGAACTTCTACAAATTATTCTGATAAAAGGGAGCAACTTATATATTTTGCTACGATTCTTACAACTTTTTTTATTGTATTAAATTGTATAATTCATTTTTTCTATATAAATTATTTAAAAAGAGATTTTGAAAATAAAATAAAAAAGATGAAAAGATATCTTGAAAAAGGAAATACTGAAAAACTTTTATACTACAAGAAAGAAGAAAAATGGTTGTTAGAATTTTGGGAAGTTTTAAAAGAGTGGCAAAAAAGAAATCTTGATAATATAGAAAAATTAGATTATGATAAAAAGTTATTAAAAATGATAATTACCTCAGTAGATGCTTTTATAGGGTTGATTGATGAAAATGGAAAATTTGTTTTAAAAAATAATTCATTAAATCATCTATTGATTGTTGATAATAAGGAATATATTAAGGCATTTAAATATATAGAAATTATTAGTGTAATTAAAAAAAGTTTACAAGAGAAAAAGGATATTAGACAAGAAATATATATTAATGGTATTAAAGAATATTTTATAATAAATATAAAAAAAATAAAAAAGAATAATCAATTTTTGATTACAATAAAGGATATAACAAATATCAGAAGAACAGTAGAGGTCCAAAAAACTTTTATAAGTAATGTAAGTCATGAATTGAAGACTCCATTAACAAATATAAAAGGATATTTAATCGCTTTAGAAGATGCTCCACAGGAAATTAGAAAAAAATTTTTAAATATTGTAGAAAATAATGTTGTAAAATTAGAAAATACTATAATAGATTTTTTAAATATTTCTAAAATTGAAAATTCTAAAATTTTACAAATTATTCCTGAAGAAATTTATAAAATAGAAAAACAAGTAAACGATAGTGTGGTGATTATAAAAAAAGAAAAAAATGCCAATATAGATTTTCATTGGAATTTATTTCCAAATAATCAAGGATTTATAAATACTGATAGGGAGAAACTAATTCTTATCTTAAAAAATTTAGTTGAAAATGGAATTATTTATAATCATTCATCAATACCAAAAATAGATATATTTGTCTATGAAGAAAAAGATAGGTATAAATTTTGTGTAAAAGATAATGGAATTGGAATTCCAGAAGACAAGATAAAAAAAGTTTTTGAAAGATTTTATAGGGTGGATAAAGCTAGAACAAGCAATTTAGGTGGAACAGGTTTAGGTTTATCAATAGTTAAAGAAGTGGTTGAACAGTTTAGTGGAGAGATAAAAATTGAATCTAAAGAGCAAGAGGGAAGTATTTTTAAATTTTATTTAATGAAATAA
- a CDS encoding response regulator transcription factor, whose protein sequence is MAKILVVEDDLEIQQLITYFFEKENHKVDKIDDGLKALKILKKEKSDVVILDLMLPGIDGKSFTKIVKSLPEEYGNPKIIMVTAKTEIEDVLEGLEIGADDYLKKPFDPRELVLRVKKLLKDEKKEQKEENLYNFLDMEINVDTHMVLVNGEEIELSKKEYDLLLLLVRNKGLVVTREKILDEVWNSNYYTGDRTVDVYISKLREKIPLLSDSIHTVKGVGYKLKEKK, encoded by the coding sequence ATGGCAAAAATTTTAGTAGTAGAAGATGATTTAGAAATACAACAGTTAATAACATATTTTTTTGAAAAGGAAAATCATAAAGTAGATAAAATAGATGATGGACTAAAAGCATTAAAAATTTTAAAAAAAGAAAAAAGTGATGTTGTAATTTTAGATTTAATGTTACCTGGAATAGATGGAAAAAGTTTTACTAAAATAGTAAAAAGTTTGCCAGAAGAATATGGAAATCCTAAAATAATAATGGTAACAGCCAAAACTGAAATTGAAGATGTGTTAGAGGGGCTAGAAATTGGGGCAGATGACTATTTAAAAAAACCTTTTGATCCAAGAGAATTAGTTTTAAGAGTAAAAAAATTATTAAAAGATGAGAAAAAAGAGCAAAAAGAAGAAAATTTATATAATTTTTTAGATATGGAGATAAATGTAGATACTCATATGGTATTAGTTAATGGAGAAGAGATAGAATTATCTAAGAAAGAATATGATTTATTGCTATTATTAGTTAGAAATAAAGGTTTAGTAGTAACTAGAGAAAAAATATTAGATGAAGTTTGGAATAGTAATTATTATACAGGAGATAGAACTGTAGATGTATATATTTCAAAACTAAGAGAAAAAATTCCTCTTTTATCAGATTCTATTCACACTGTGAAAGGAGTTGGTTATAAATTAAAAGAAAAGAAATAA
- a CDS encoding phosphate ABC transporter substrate-binding protein: MKKLFLITILVMGILLTGCLERSKVVQIKGSDTILNVTQRLSEKYMGKNPEAKIAVTGGGSGVGVSSLLNKTTNIAMTSRPMKSKEYDKAKELGLEIEEVVLGFDGITIIVNKENPIKNLDSVILGKIFRGEITNWKEIGGEDSKIVPLSRDSSSGTHEFFKEHVVRGGEKNNLEYGNETLYMPSNEAIKQEVKSNKYAIGYIGMGYMDNSVYALAIDGVLPTRENVSNKTYPIAREIYWYVPTNREGTLKGLVEFAISLDGQKIVESEGFIKR; encoded by the coding sequence ATGAAAAAATTATTTTTAATAACTATATTAGTTATGGGAATTTTATTAACAGGTTGTCTAGAAAGAAGTAAGGTAGTTCAAATAAAAGGTTCAGATACAATTTTAAATGTTACTCAAAGGCTTTCAGAAAAATATATGGGAAAAAATCCAGAGGCTAAAATTGCTGTAACAGGAGGAGGTTCTGGAGTTGGAGTTTCATCTTTACTTAATAAAACTACAAATATAGCTATGACTTCAAGACCTATGAAATCCAAAGAATATGATAAAGCAAAAGAATTAGGGTTGGAGATAGAAGAAGTTGTATTAGGATTTGATGGAATAACAATTATAGTAAATAAAGAAAATCCTATTAAAAATTTAGATTCAGTAATTCTTGGAAAAATATTTAGAGGAGAGATAACAAATTGGAAAGAAATAGGTGGAGAAGATTCTAAAATAGTTCCTTTATCAAGAGATTCATCATCAGGAACTCATGAATTTTTTAAAGAGCATGTAGTTAGAGGTGGAGAAAAAAATAATTTAGAATATGGGAATGAAACATTATACATGCCTTCAAATGAAGCAATAAAACAAGAAGTAAAATCTAATAAATATGCAATAGGATATATTGGAATGGGATATATGGATAATTCAGTTTATGCTCTAGCAATTGATGGAGTATTACCAACTAGAGAAAATGTTTCTAATAAAACTTATCCAATAGCAAGAGAAATTTATTGGTATGTTCCAACAAATAGAGAGGGAACTTTAAAAGGATTAGTTGAATTTGCTATTTCCTTAGATGGACAAAAAATAGTAGAGTCAGAAGGATTTATTAAAAGATAG
- the pstC gene encoding phosphate ABC transporter permease subunit PstC, which yields MNNLRKFLDSSVKKFLLATGILNIVIIFLIFLFIFINGIEFFKYSKISDFLFGTKWISLSGIYGLIPLLVGSFWVTIVAILISVPLGILTAVYIFEYAPIKIKNNMKILIEIMSAIPSVVLGFIGLYVLSGPIKNIFNLNSGLTSFTGSIMLAFMALPTIITMTEDALNTLDTSYKEASLALGATKIETIFNVLLPAAFPGIFAGVMLGFGRIIGETLTVLMVTGNAPIIANSPLSPVRTMTATIAAEMGEVVHDSEHYLALFAIGIILFLISFITNTVADYFIRKARNLKN from the coding sequence ATGAACAATCTACGGAAATTTTTAGATTCATCTGTAAAAAAATTTCTTTTAGCAACAGGAATATTAAACATTGTAATAATATTTCTTATATTCTTATTTATATTTATTAATGGAATAGAATTTTTTAAATATTCCAAAATCTCTGACTTTTTGTTTGGTACTAAATGGATATCTCTTTCTGGAATTTATGGGCTTATTCCTCTATTAGTGGGTTCTTTTTGGGTAACAATAGTAGCTATCTTAATCTCTGTTCCTTTAGGAATTCTTACAGCTGTTTATATTTTTGAATATGCCCCAATAAAAATAAAAAATAATATGAAAATTCTAATTGAAATAATGTCAGCTATCCCTTCTGTTGTTCTTGGTTTTATTGGATTATATGTTTTATCTGGTCCAATAAAAAATATATTTAACTTAAATAGTGGACTTACAAGTTTTACAGGTTCTATTATGCTTGCTTTTATGGCTTTACCAACAATAATAACAATGACAGAAGATGCTCTTAACACTTTAGATACATCATACAAAGAAGCCTCTTTAGCCTTAGGGGCTACAAAAATAGAAACTATTTTTAATGTTTTATTACCAGCTGCTTTTCCAGGAATTTTTGCTGGTGTTATGTTAGGTTTTGGAAGAATTATCGGAGAAACTTTAACTGTTTTAATGGTTACAGGAAATGCTCCAATTATTGCAAACTCTCCTCTTTCTCCTGTTAGAACAATGACAGCTACTATTGCTGCTGAAATGGGAGAAGTTGTTCATGACAGTGAACATTATTTGGCTCTTTTTGCCATTGGAATTATTTTATTTTTAATAAGTTTTATTACAAATACTGTAGCTGATTATTTTATAAGAAAAGCTCGTAACTTAAAAAATTAG